From a single Stackebrandtia endophytica genomic region:
- the leuS gene encoding leucine--tRNA ligase, with translation MNEKRTAEAVPAHRYDAAMAQQIETRWQDEWEQTGVFNAPNPTGPLANPDSPRADAPKLFVMDMFPYPSGAGLHVGHPLGYVATDSYCRYKRMAGFNVLHPMGYDAFGLPTEQYAIATGEHPAKITENNIAQYRRQLRRLGMAYDTNRTFATSDPDYFKWTQWVFLQIYNAWYDTEADRARPIAELIEEFDSGARIEPGGRNWADLSDVERRAIIDDHRLVYINEAPVNWCPGLGTVLSSEEVTSEGRSERGNFPVFTRTMRQWVMRITSYADRLADDLDLVDWPESTKLMQRNWIGRSTGARIDFGTDQGSIRVFTTRPDTIFGATYMVLAPEHELVDALAPQAWPEGVPAVWTGGHATPVDAIADYRAQAKFKSEVERQADNKEKTGVFTGAYAINPANGARIPVFIADYVLAGYGTGAIMAVPAQDERDWQFATAYDLPIIRTVQPPADFDGDAYTGDGPAINSTAPDGFSVDGMTVDDAKRAMIDWLTEHGHGEGTTTYRLRDWLFSRQRYWGEPFPIVYDEAGMPRPLPESMLPVELPEMDDFSPKTFDPDDADTSPEPPLSRAVDWIEVELDLGDGLKKYRRETNTMPNWAGSSWYELRYIDPYETDRFIDPVNERYWMGPTEAAESGGVDLYIGGQEHAVLHLLYDRFWHKVLFDLGHVSSREPFHKLFHQGMIQAYAFTDSRGAYVPAEQVEEVDGQYIWDGQVVTREYGKMGKSQKNVVTPDEMCERYGADTFRLYEMAMGPLDVSRPWETRAVVGSQRFLQRLWRNVVDENTGEVSVVDAEADVETVRALHRTIDGVRDDMDNLRMNTAIAKLISFNNQVVGLKQVPRSVVEPLVLMTAPFAPHVAEELWRRLGHEHSLANVDFPVADPAHLVVETVTYPVQINGKVRDRIEVAADAATSDVEKAALSVDKVVAALDGRTPRKVIVVPGRMVSIVV, from the coding sequence ATGAATGAGAAGCGCACGGCGGAAGCGGTGCCCGCCCATCGATATGACGCGGCGATGGCGCAGCAGATCGAAACCAGATGGCAGGACGAGTGGGAGCAGACCGGAGTCTTCAACGCCCCCAACCCGACCGGTCCGTTGGCCAACCCCGATTCCCCCCGTGCCGACGCCCCGAAACTGTTCGTGATGGACATGTTCCCGTACCCGTCGGGTGCCGGACTGCACGTGGGACACCCGTTGGGATATGTCGCCACCGACTCCTACTGTCGGTACAAGCGCATGGCCGGGTTCAACGTGCTGCACCCGATGGGTTACGACGCCTTCGGCCTGCCGACCGAGCAGTACGCCATCGCCACCGGGGAACACCCGGCCAAGATCACCGAGAACAACATCGCCCAGTACCGCCGGCAGCTGCGGCGGCTGGGGATGGCCTACGACACCAATCGGACCTTCGCGACCTCCGACCCCGACTATTTCAAGTGGACACAGTGGGTCTTCCTGCAGATCTACAACGCCTGGTATGACACCGAAGCCGATCGCGCGCGTCCCATCGCCGAACTGATCGAGGAGTTCGACTCGGGTGCCCGGATCGAGCCGGGCGGCCGGAACTGGGCCGATCTGAGCGATGTCGAACGTCGAGCGATCATCGACGACCACCGGCTGGTCTACATCAACGAGGCGCCGGTGAACTGGTGTCCCGGCCTGGGAACCGTGCTGTCCAGCGAGGAGGTCACCTCGGAGGGGCGCAGCGAACGCGGCAACTTCCCGGTGTTCACCCGGACCATGCGCCAGTGGGTCATGCGCATCACCTCCTACGCCGATCGGCTGGCCGACGACCTGGACCTGGTCGACTGGCCGGAGTCCACCAAACTGATGCAGCGCAACTGGATCGGTCGCTCCACCGGCGCCCGGATCGACTTCGGCACCGATCAGGGGTCGATTCGGGTCTTCACCACCCGTCCCGACACCATCTTCGGCGCCACCTACATGGTGCTGGCGCCGGAGCACGAGCTGGTCGACGCGCTGGCTCCGCAGGCGTGGCCGGAGGGTGTGCCCGCGGTGTGGACCGGTGGTCACGCGACCCCGGTCGATGCGATCGCCGACTACCGTGCGCAGGCGAAGTTCAAGTCGGAGGTTGAGCGCCAAGCCGACAACAAGGAGAAGACCGGCGTCTTCACCGGTGCCTACGCGATCAACCCGGCAAACGGCGCCCGGATCCCGGTCTTCATCGCCGACTACGTCCTGGCCGGTTACGGCACCGGCGCGATCATGGCGGTTCCGGCGCAGGACGAGCGGGACTGGCAGTTCGCCACCGCCTACGACCTGCCGATCATCCGGACCGTTCAGCCGCCGGCCGACTTCGACGGCGACGCTTACACCGGTGATGGGCCGGCGATCAACTCCACCGCGCCCGACGGCTTCAGCGTCGACGGGATGACCGTCGACGACGCGAAACGCGCCATGATCGACTGGTTGACCGAGCATGGACACGGCGAGGGCACCACCACCTACCGGCTGCGGGACTGGCTGTTCTCGCGGCAGCGCTACTGGGGCGAACCGTTCCCGATCGTCTACGACGAGGCGGGGATGCCCCGGCCTCTGCCGGAGTCGATGTTGCCGGTGGAGCTGCCCGAGATGGACGACTTCTCACCGAAGACCTTCGACCCCGATGACGCCGACACCTCCCCGGAGCCGCCGCTGAGTCGCGCGGTCGATTGGATCGAGGTTGAACTGGATCTGGGCGACGGGTTGAAGAAGTACCGCCGCGAGACCAACACGATGCCCAACTGGGCGGGCTCCTCGTGGTACGAGCTGCGCTACATCGACCCCTACGAGACCGATCGGTTCATAGACCCCGTCAACGAGCGCTACTGGATGGGGCCCACTGAGGCGGCCGAGAGCGGTGGAGTCGACCTGTACATCGGCGGCCAGGAGCACGCGGTTCTGCACCTGCTGTACGACCGCTTCTGGCACAAGGTCCTGTTCGACCTGGGACACGTGTCCAGCCGGGAGCCGTTCCACAAACTGTTCCACCAGGGCATGATCCAGGCGTACGCCTTCACCGACTCACGGGGCGCCTACGTTCCCGCCGAGCAGGTCGAGGAGGTCGACGGGCAGTACATCTGGGACGGCCAGGTCGTCACGCGTGAGTACGGCAAGATGGGCAAGTCGCAGAAGAACGTCGTGACCCCCGACGAGATGTGTGAGCGCTACGGCGCCGACACGTTCCGGCTGTACGAGATGGCGATGGGTCCGCTGGACGTGTCCCGGCCGTGGGAGACGCGTGCGGTCGTCGGTTCGCAGCGTTTCCTGCAACGTCTGTGGCGCAACGTCGTCGACGAGAACACCGGCGAGGTGTCCGTCGTCGACGCCGAGGCCGATGTGGAGACGGTCCGTGCGCTGCACCGCACCATCGACGGGGTGCGTGACGACATGGACAACCTGCGGATGAACACCGCGATCGCCAAGTTGATCTCGTTCAACAACCAGGTCGTGGGGTTGAAGCAGGTGCCTCGTTCGGTGGTGGAGCCGCTGGTGCTGATGACGGCACCGTTCGCCCCCCACGTCGCGGAGGAACTGTGGCGGCGACTGGGGCACGAGCACTCGTTGGCCAATGTCGACTTCCCGGTGGCCGACCCGGCTCATCTGGTGGTGGAGACGGTGACTTATCCGGTCCAGATCAACGGCAAGGTGCGTGACCGCATCGAGGTCGCCGCCGACGCCGCCACCTCCGATGTGGAGAAGGCGGCCCTGTCGGTCGACAAGGTGGTCGCGGCATTGGACGGCCGCACCCCTCGAAAGGTCATCGTGGTGCCGGGCCGAATGGTTTCGATCGTGGTGTGA